The Pleurodeles waltl isolate 20211129_DDA chromosome 7, aPleWal1.hap1.20221129, whole genome shotgun sequence genome includes a region encoding these proteins:
- the LOC138246617 gene encoding zinc finger protein 850-like, which produces MTSEILQTFADVAVFFSKEEWKELDVHQKELYKTVMKDNYDTMTSLGYHIPKSEVLEMLDDGVEMCIRSDCAASGNKGPEKMEDFADKESIPQNSGENEEHQTPHPTEDSVEGRTENKTDIPPFTSCLQLNTDVAARVYSYPCPSAQMPEGEMAVTAQCLPGVTLLLNGLLHTQNIGEEVTRSHEQSPSQGVFPWSPSVKQRGQEELVAEEDTQGTTKNVFSGDPNFNHSTQLDIHSWERLGERAHQCHVCGKHFKTPSTLRIHQRIHTGERPYGCNVCGQSFRHQSSLVSHQRIHTGHKPYQCNECGKCFGRRSLLTVHYRTHTGERPYKCTECKSSFSCRSSLNHHLQSHKLGKCFICGDCGRSFRHQTSLVSHQRKHTGIGLHQCQDCGKDFTRLSQLASHQRKHSGVRCLQSEGDLGSHVVDKNNKRFECSDCGKSFGMKTTLRVHQRIHTGERPFRCDLCGQDFRHQSSLVSHQRIHTGQKPYQCNECGKCFGRRALLTVHQRTHSGERPYKCTECKSSFSCRSSLTQHLQGHKQGKSFICGECGKSFGKHSTLLIHQRTHTGEQPYRCDVCGRCFRHQSSLVGHRKTHSRQFYQCNECGRGFTQELQLQAHQKTHIAEKHLKKETEREIITSDASIPPAEFQIDISGKHFRCNECGKTFGMKTTLRVHQRIHTGERPFACELCGNSFRHQSSLVSHRRIHTGQKPYQCSECGKCFGRRSLLTVHMRTHTGERPYKCTECKSSFSCRSSLNHHIKSHRLGKCFICNDCGKSFGRHSSLLVHQRAHTAEQLFRCDICKKGFRKHSVLASHQKSHVEQVLHHCEECGQDFVRKSQFRTHQKTHSVQEKLKIESDSEGILSNSSLPQKKEIHNKSFKCNECGKTFGMKTTLRVHQRIHTGERPFACDLCDKNFRHQSSLVSHRQIHTGQKPYQCNECSKCFGRRSLLTVHLRTHTGERPYKCTECKSSFSCRSSLNHHLKSHKLGKCFVCGDCGRSFRNETSLASHKRIHTRLGLHQCKVCGKDFTRLSQLTLHQRKHAGERCLKKETNFENGMCHQPPTPRPYYGLIKDQSYGPQTVYSLISDKSPHHKSVLGIMSDTAHPQNVQTLISDQSLLSQAAQSILSDQSPSPEAVHIFNQKSTVTQAVCSVIPDSSSLLSPVHVNDQSCDSQAVRSINNQYPQQQSVHSASEQSPLPQAAYSIHRDQPPLTKVVRTIICDQSTLPQVVHSIQSDQFCYPEAVHSVVSDKSTLPPVTQINNPSKTFQCNECGKTFGMKTTLRIHQRIHTGERPYHCDLCGQSFRHQSSLVSHQRIHTGQKPFQCNECGRCFNRRSLLTVHQRTHTGERPYKCTDCKSSFSCRSSLNHHLKSHRLGKCFICNECGKSFSRHSTLLIHQRMHTIGPLFHCDTCGKTFRNQASVVSHQRTHIQNELHQFKKCGKGFSTESHLALHQKAHSTEQPVPQTITTEKTLKIEADSEAILPDPAFFHKQAPVPNSGKGFKCSECGKSFGMKTTLRIHQRIHSGERPFQCDLCGQKFRHQSSLVSHRRIHTGQKPYQCSECGRCFSRRALLNSHQKTHTRETRPHIMDSKADSMTTAGLPVVHETADSLKHSETARAFGSNPTISLHQQKHSEEKPFWCSICLKRYRNKFSLSQHLHSHSFRDKRNLCSERGIDFSHLGSLLEHQRTHSEDRPLVWDGNKTLFAPQPPCFESQPITEEKPNLREVYSKTLEAASLHVISDEANLETSTLPAKFDEKPQLNLPVKVAVEEQLYPCAVIDKTSATPCHFPALQQLQLDIKPYPSNVSDHISSGQSRVVAAPQIPEEKVCASNTFNQTHNKDSTKGTSAPVQKEEHAVPDIDANKVNISPPNYIAQNPPPLTDPQHVPKIEKSDKWKSCSTNSGSLPLVASPRLSPKEDKLCMDEAANGACHVPTHLHLPWQALEEYKEGEEGRPFKCKQCQKCFHKQSTLRVHLRIHTGERPYPCGKCEKSFRHKQSLTHHLRSHTGERPYQCNQCRKCFTRLTTLLEHRRTHCRTGLHEDYARGNKDVVYPFLDTLGTQAVEGWAIHNLLYSGDILAGYPVLPPTRGLPICWAPNLSINQSYNELSNRDGHPESNAL; this is translated from the exons ATACTTCAGACGTTTGCAGATGTAGCAGTTTTCTTCTCGAAGGAAGAGTGGAAGGAGTTGGATGTGCACCAGAAGGAACTTTACAAGACAGTGATGAAGGACAATTATGACACAATGACATCACTTG GATACCACATTCCCAAATCAGAAGTTTTAGAGATGCTTGATGACGGGGTGGAAATGTGTATCCGCTCTGACTGCGCCGCATCTGGGAACAAGGGACCTG AGAAAATGGAAGACTTTGCGGATAAAGAATCCATCCCTCAAAATTCTGGGGAAAATGAGGAGCACCAAACACCACACCCCACTGAAGACTCTGTCGAGGGCAGAACGGAGAACAAAACAGATATTCCTCCTTTCACATCCTGTCTTCAGCTTAATACAGACGTAGCAGCAAGAGTTTACTCCTATCCATGTCCTTCAGCCCAGATGCCAGAAGGAGAAATGGCTGTTACAGCTCAGTGTTTACCTGGAGTAACCTTATTGCTCAATGGATTATTACATACACAGAATATAGGAGAGGAGGTTACTCGGAGTCATGAGCAGTCCCCATCTCAGGGGGTCTTTCCATGGTCTCCAAGTGTGAAGCAGCGTGGTCAGGAAGAGTTGGTGGCTGAAGAGGACACACAAGGAACAACAAAAAATGTCTTCTCAGGTGACCCTAATTTTAACCACTCCACCCAACTGGACATCCACTCATGGGAGAGATTGGGAGAGAGAGCCCACCAGTGTCACGTCTGTGGCAAGCACTTCAAGACCCCATCTACACTACGCATTCACCAGCGTATTCACACTGGAGAGCGTCCATATGGTTGTAATGTGTGTGGCCAGAGCTTCCGGCATCAGTCCTCGCTGGTGAGCCACCAAAGGATACACACCGGACATAAACCGTACCAGTGTAATGAATGTGGTAAATGCTTTGGGCGACGTTCCTTGCTCACAGTGCACTATAGGACTCACACCGGTGAAAGACCATACAAGTGCACAGAATGTAAGAGCAGTTTCAGCTGTCGCTCATCTCTCAACCACCACCTCCAAAGCCACAAACTAGGCAAGTGTTTTATATGCGGGGATTGTGGCAGAAGCTTCCGGCACCAGACCTCTCTGGTGAGCCACCAGAGGAAACACACTGGGATAGGGCTGCATCAGTGTCAGGACTGTGGTAAAGACTTCACCAGGCTCTCACAGCTTGCTTCACATCAGAGGAAGCATAGTGGAGTCAGATGTTTACAAAGTGAAGGTGACCTTGGGAGCCATGTCGTTGACAAAAACAATAAGCGCTTTGAGTGCAGTGACTGTGGAAAAAGCTTTGGTATGAAAACCACACTTAGAGTTCACCAACGGATCCATACCGGTGAACGTCCCTTCCGTTGTGACCTATGTGGACAGGACTTTCGGCACCAGTCCTCTCTCGTAAGTCACCAAAGGATTCATACTGGCCAGAAGCCGTACCAGTGTAATGAGTGTGGCAAGTGCTTTGGTCGGCGAGCTCTGCTCACTGTGCACCAGAGGACTCACAGTGGAGAGCGGCCCTACAAATGTACAGAGTGTAAGAGCAGCTTCAGCTGTCGCTCATCCCTCACCCAGCACCTCCAGGGTCACAAACAAGGCAAGTCATTCATCTGTGGGGAATGTGGGAAAAGCTTTGGCAAGCACTCTACCCTCCTCATTCACCAACGGACACACACTGGAGAGCAACCCTATCGCTGTGATGTTTGTGGGAGATGCTTCCGTCACCAGTCGTCACTGGTGGGCCATCGCAAAACCCACAGTAGACAATTTTATCAGTGTAATGAGTGCGGTAGGGGTTTCACCCAAGAGTTGCAGCTTCAGGCCCATCAGAAAACACACATTGCAGAGAAGCATTTAAAAAAGGAAACGGAGCGTGAGATTATAACCAGTGATGCTTCTATCCCACCTGCGGAATTCCAGATAGACATCTCTGGTAAACACTTTCGGTGCAATGAATGTGGAAAAACGTTTGGCATGAAAACCACTCTTCGTGTTCACCAGCGTATACACACTGGAGAGCGGCCATTTGCTTGTGAATTGTGTGGTAACAGTTTCCGGCATCAGTCCTCACTAGTCAGCCATCGACGGATTCACACTGGACAGAAACCATACCAGTGCAGCGAGTGTGGCAAATGTTTCGGCCGGCGTTCCCTCCTCACTGTCCATATGAGAACTCATACTGGGGAGCGACCCTACAAATGCACAGAGTGTAAGAGCAGTTTCAGCTGTCGATCATCACTCAACCACCACATAAAGAGCCACAGACTGGGCAAGTGCTTCATATGCAATGACTGTGGCAAAAGCTTTGGTAGACACTCCAGCCTTCTTGTCCATCAGCGGGCGCATACAGCTGAACAGCTTTTCCGGTGTGATATATGTAAAAAAGGCTTTAGGAAGCACTCAGTACTAGCGAGTCATCAAAAGTCACACgtagagcaggtgttgcatcattgtgaGGAATGCGGCCAAGATTTTGTTAGAAAGTCACAGTTCCGCACGCATCAGAAGACACATAGTGTACAGGAAAAGTTGAAAATTGAAtctgattctgagggtattctcaGCAACTCATCCTTACCACAGAAAAAAGAGATTCACAACAAAAGCTTTAAATGTAATGAATGTGGTAAAACCTTTGGCATGAAAACAACTCTTCGGGTGCATCAGCGAATTCACACTGGAGAGCGTCCATTTGCTTGTGATTTGTGTGATAAAAACTTCAGGCACCAGTCCTCTCTGGTGAGCCACCGACAGATACACACTGGGCAAAAGCCGTATCAGTGTAACGAGTGCAGCAAGTGCTTCGGCCGCCGCTCCCTTCTCACTGTGCACCTGAGGACCCACACGGGGGAGCGGCCTTACAAGTGTACAGAGtgcaaaagcagcttcagctgtcGCTCCTCGCTTAATCACCATCTCAAGAGTCACAAGTTAGGCAAGTGTTTTGTGTGCGGTGATTGTGGCAGGAGTTTCCGAAATGAGACCTCTCTGGCCAGCCATAAAAGGATTCACACCAGGCTAGGGCTACATCAGTGCAAGGTGTGTGGTAAAGACTTTACCAGACTTTCACAGTTGACTTTACATCAGCGGAAACACGCTGGAGAGAGGTGTTTGAAAAAAGAAACTAACTTTGAAAATGGGATGTGCCACCAGCCACCTACCCCCCGGCCATATTATGGCCTTATTAAAGACCAATCCTATGGCCCTCAGACTGTCTATAGCCTAATCAGTGACAAGTCCCCCCATCATAAATCTGTTCTTGGCATCATGAGCGACACTGCCCATCCACAGAATGTGCAAACTCTCATCAGCGACCAGTCCCTACTCTCCCAGGCAGCACAGAGCATCCTCAGTGACCAGTCCCCGAGTCCAGAAGCTGTACACATCTTCAATCAGAAGTCTacagtcacacaggctgtgtgtagTGTCATCCCTGACTCCTCTTCCCTGCTATCTCCTGTCCATGTCAATGACCAATCCTGTGACTCGCAGGCTGTCCGGAGCATCAATAACCAATACCCGCAGCAGCAGTCTGTACATAGTGCAAGCGAACAGTCACCCCTCCCACAGGCTGCCTACAGTATCCACCGTGACCAGCCTCCTTTGACCAAGGTTGTACGTACAATCATCTGTGATCAGTCCACGCTGCCTCAGGTTGTACATAGTATACAAAGTGACCAATTCTGTTACCCTGAGGCTGTTCATAGTGTTGTAAGCGACAAGTCCACCCTCCCTCCGGTCACACAGATAAACAATCCCAGTAAGACTTTTCAGTGTAACGAATGTGGGAAAACCTTTGGAATGAAAACAACCCTTCGGATTCACCAGCGAATCCACACTGGGGAGCGTCCCTACCATTGCGACCTGTGTGGGCAGAGCTTCCGTCACCAGTCCTCCCTGGTAAGCCACCAACGGATCCACACAGGACAGAAGCCGTTCCAGTGCAACGAGTGTGGAAGGTGCTTTAATAGGCGTTCCCTACTCACAGTGCACCAGAGAACACACACTGGGGAGAGGCCTTACAAATGCACAGATTGTAAAAGCAGTTTCAGCTGCAGATCTTCTCTCAACCACCACCTCAAGAGCCACCGGCTAGGCAAGTGCTTTATATGCAACGAATGTGGCAAAAGCTTTAGTAGGCACTCCACACTACTCATCCATCAGCGTATGCACACCATAGGACCATTGTTCCATTGTGACACATGTGGAAAAACTTTTCGGAACCAGGCCTCCGTGGTAAGCCATCAGAGAACTCATATACAGAATGAGTTGCACCAGTTTAAGAAATGCGGTAAAGGCTTCTCCACAGAGTCACACCTTGCTCTCCATCAGAAGGCACATAGCACAGAACAACCAGTTCCACAGACAATAACAACAGAGAAAACGCTAAAAATAGAAGCAGACTCTGAAGCTATCCTCCCAGACCCAGCCTTCTTCCATAAGCAAGCCCCAGTTCCCAACTCTGGAAAAGGCTTTAAATGTAGTGAATGTGGAAAAAGCTTTGGTATGAAAACCACTCTTCGAATACATCAGAGGATACACTCTGGAGAACGCCCATTTCAGTGTGATCTTTGTGGACAAAAGTTCCGGCACCAGTCATCACTTGTTAGCCACAGAAGGATCCACACGGGACAGAAGCCGTACCAGTGCAGCGAGTGTGGACGGTGCTTCAGTCGACGTGCACTCCTCAATTCTCACCAGAAAACCCACACTAGGGAAACGAGACCCCATATCATGGATAGCAAGGCTGACTCCATGACCACAGCCGGCCTTCCAGTAGTCCATGAAACTGCGGATAGCTTAAAGCACAGTGAGACTGCGAGAGCTTTCGGCAGCAACCCCACCATTTCCCTCCACCAGCAGAAGCACTCCGAAGAGAAGCCATTCTGGTGCAGCATCTGCTTGAAGCGTTACCGCAATAAGTTTTCATTATCACAGCACTTGCACTCTCATTCATTTCGGGACAAGAGGAACCTTTGTAGTGAGCGTGGGATTGACTTCAGCCATCTCGGCAGTCTTCTGGAGCATCAGAGGACACACAGCGAGGATAGACCATTGGTGTGGGATGGAAACAAGACCCTCTTTGCTCCACAGCCTCCTTGCTTTGAGTCCCAACCAATTACTGAGGAAAAGCCCAACCTTCGTGAGGTCTACAGCAAAACGTTGGAAGCAGCCTCCCTGCATGTCATCTCAGACGAAGCAAACTTAGAAACATCAACATTACCAGCAAAATTTGATGAGAAGCCACAACTTAACTTGCCTGTAAAAGTTGCAGTAGAGGAACAGCTATACCCGTGTGCTGTGATTGATAAAACCAGTGCTACACCATGCCATTTTCCTGCTCTTCAGCAGCTTCAATTGGACATAAAGCCTTATCCTTCTAACGTCTCTGACCACATTTCTTCTGGCCAATCTCGTGTTGTGGCTGCACCGCAGATTCCGGAGGAAAAGGTGTGTGCAAGCAACACTTTCAATCAGACTCATAATAAGGATTCTACTAAAGGCACTTCTGCACCAGTTCAGAAAGAGGAACATGCAGTCCCAGACATTGACGCTAATAAAGTCAACATCAGTCCTCCAAATTATATTGCTCAGAATCCACCTCCGTTAACTGACCCCCAGCACGTCCCTAAGATTGAGAAGTCGGACAAATGGAAGTCATGCAGTACAAATAGTGGCTCGCTGCCCCTCGTTGCTAGTCCTAGGCTGTCTCCTAAGGAGGACAAGCTATGTATGGATGAGGCTGCTAATGGAGCTTGTCACGTGCCAACACATCTCCACCTCCCTTGGCAGGCCCTGGAGGAGTataaggagggagaggaggggcgaCCTTTCAAGTGCAAGCAATGCCAAAAGTGCTTTCACAAGCAGTCCACCCTACGTGTCCACCTCCGGATCCACACTGGGGAGCGTCCCTACCCGTGTGGCAAGTGTGAGAAGAGTTTCCGACACAAGCAGTCTCTCACTCACCATCTGCGCAGTCACACTGGTGAGAGGCCATATCAGTGCAACCAGTGCAGGAAATGTTTTACCAGACTAACTACCTTACTAGAACACAGGAGGACTCACTGCAGAACTGGGCTGCATGAAGACTATGCCAGGGGGAACAAGGACGTTGTCTACCCATTTTTAGATACCTTGGGCACCCAAGCCGTGGAGGGTTGGGCCATCCATAACCTCCTTTACAGTGGAGACATTTTAGCCGGCTATCCAGTTTTGCCCCCTACCAGGGGTTTGCCCATTTGCTGGGCACCAAACCTGTCTATCAATCAGAGTTATAATGAACTGTCAAATCGTGATGGACACCCAGAATCAAATGCCTTGTAA